TACGTGTGCCAACGGCAACATGACCGAGCAGATGCGCGCCTTCCTCATGCTGCATCGGCTGCGCGCCGAACAGCGGAAGGACGCGGACTTCCAACGGCTGCTCCGTGCCTTCACGACGCTGGCCGAGAAGGACCTTGCCGTCACGCTGGCGTTCGCGCGCGAATACGGCGTGGCGCTGCCCGGCACGGCGCTCTGTCAACAGCTCATGGCGCGCGTCTACGGGCTCGAGGACGAGAACCGTCGCTGAGGTGAAGCCCAGCGCGCCGCCGCGCTCCGACGCCCTGCGACTGATCTGTGCAATCAACGAGGAGGAGATCCATGCCCGGTTCTGACAAGCGCCAGAAGGGAATCGCGAAGTTCGCCGAGGTCATGCAGTTCACGCCGCCCGACATTCCGGGCGACGTCTTCCTGGACGCGACGATCGAGCACCTGTTCGCCGAGGTCTGGGCGCGGCCGGGGCTAGGGGTCCGCGAGCGCCGGCTCATCACGCTCACCGTCCTCATGGGCCTCGGCAACGAGATGACGTTGCGCCTGCACTTCGGCGCCGCCATGAAGAGCGGCGACCTCAGCGACGCGGAGATCGACGAGCTCATCCTGCACGTCGCCCATTACGGCGGCTGGCCC
This genomic window from Candidatus Binatia bacterium contains:
- a CDS encoding carboxymuconolactone decarboxylase family protein, whose protein sequence is MPGSDKRQKGIAKFAEVMQFTPPDIPGDVFLDATIEHLFAEVWARPGLGVRERRLITLTVLMGLGNEMTLRLHFGAAMKSGDLSDAEIDELILHVAHYGGWPKAAVASQVVRQLRAERT